The Pan troglodytes isolate AG18354 chromosome 15, NHGRI_mPanTro3-v2.0_pri, whole genome shotgun sequence genomic sequence CACTACTTTGTCCACATCCACATCTGCCCACAGGCCTACAGCTACTCTCCACTGTCTACAAGGCCATGCTCACACTCACTCCACGGGGACCCAAAGCCTCCAGCCTTTTATCTCTGAACACCTCTCTAGCACTACCTTCCACCATGACCCTACCTGAACTTTCCATGGCTGCAAAGCtggttttctctcattttattggGGCATACCTTTTCCTCTCTTTACCCATTGCTTTTGCCGATCGCAtctctcccctgccctctcccagACTATCCTACCCTTTTCTCTTTACTTAAAGCTTACCTGGTCTTCAGGATCTGAGCCTCACCTCCTTGGAGTAGGGTCAGGGGTTTCCACCACTGTAGCACTTTCTGGGATGGCTCCTTCCTAGACATGCACCACCTATATCCTACCCCGCTGCGTGTCTGGGCACGGAGTTCATTGTAGTGATGGGTATTGTCATCCAAGTGGTACACACATGCAGCTGGGCATCTCTCTGCTTCCCCACTACTTTCAAATGAATGCCTCTTGGAGGGGCACACATGGAAGAGTAGCCTTTCGATCTCTAATGGAGGCTGCATCACAATTGAATATGGCCCCCAATTCACCCCGCTGACCCTGCCCTATGTCCATCATCCCTCCCAGCCATGTTTGCCTTCCTGCTTTCTTTGGTCTTCGTGTTGCCCTGGGCTTTGACACGCTGTTCTTGCTGCTTGAACTTGACCTCCCTCCAGGTTGACCCGTGATTACGCCAGCCCATCTGCACACCTGCTTTTCTACATGGGCTGTAATTTAGAGCCCTGACACAGGTCCAACCTCCTCTTGAGGGGATCTAGCCCCTGATGTCTGGGCAATGACATTTTAGGACAACCTCTCTTGTCTGTACAGCCCATATCGGCCACTGTGAAGGGAAAGACTGGCTTACTCCTGCTGATGCCCCCTGTGTTTTTCACTATGACCCTTACCCAAAGGATGctcaagaaatatctacaatggtggCAGCAGTGGTGGACATCTCCTGGGAGGCTGTAACATGAGGGTCGTTCTCATCTTCAACTTTCTAAGCACAACTAACACCAGATTTGGGACAATTGTGAATGAGTGGCTAGAAGCTGTTCCTCCCTTGTAAGGATTGCTCCTTAGTGTTCACAGAACCCAAGGTCAACTTTATTAGAATCTTGGCACACTGATTAACTGAACCACATAGCAGCCCCAGGATGCAGGCTGGTTCTGGCCTATCTGTTTGGTCCAGGACAAGATAAGataactcctggcctcccaccaTGGTTACCCTGCAACTGGGTTGACAACTTTCCCCAGGAAGAGTAAGCTCTGGGTGGTGACCTCCCAAAGGAGCAAGAGGAAAGGCCTGTTGAAGTGGGCATGTGGGTCTGACATGGTGTTCAGAGAtgggggctgggagaggaggCCTGAAGCAGCCCCGGCCTCGGTCCCCTTCTCACTCATGTCCACCATCGCCTTGTGTGACACCTAGAGGACAAGAGGGGATGAAGACAGCATCAGTTTGGGGGCCTTCAAGGGGAAGACACTGTATTCCTGCCATGAAGAATAGCAGGGACCTAAGGAAGGGGAGGTAGAGAAGGAAAAGCCCATGAAGAGATGCCTTAAAGACTGTGGTATTAAATAGTCTGCATAGGACAAAGAACAGGGAACTTGACTTTTAAATGTCCCACATGCCAAAGGAGAAACCTCCTACCTACCCCCACCTGCCCACAAACATCCATGTTCACCACTTTACCTTGGAGATGGTTTTGTTGAGCTGCCCAGTGACTCCTGAGAAGTCAGCTTCTAAGTTGAGTATGTTGGTGAGACCAATTTGGGGAAGTATGTCTTCCAGGTTATATATTCCAGAAATTGAAAACCTTGGCAAGTGCAAATCCAACAgactggagagagaaacagacagagaaatGGTGCTCTCTTGTTAATATGTGCCACTCTTGCTCTGTCTGTTGGCAGCCTGAGCCATGGGAGAGAGGCATTTCCCAGCGTGAGAAGCAACCAGTCTTCCCATGACACTGTTCACTATGGCGGACCATGCCACTACCCATACCCACAGCTCCCTTCTCTTTGGACCTCCTGGAATATCTTGTGGCTGGATCTGAGAGGACTCCAGGCACAGCTACCTGTCGTTGTCATCTTCATCACATTTATAGAGGGCTTTCTAGGTGTCAGATATTGGCTATGTTTTTTCAAGGCTGAACTGATGGAATCCAAATCATGACCACATAAGGTAAATACCGTCAACATCTTCCCACTTCCGTATCTCATGCATCAGCAAGTTCTGTTGGCTCAGCTTCTGAACTAGGTCCTAAATCCACCTCCTGGCATCCCCTAATACAAGCAGCCATTGTCTCTCACCCATCTCCACTTCAGGTTCCTCTAGTGTTAAATGGCATGGTGATGCCCCCTCCttggggctgttgtgaggatctGATGGGAGATCATGTGTGTTGGGCATAGGGCACAAATGAACTCCTGCTTCTGTGTTTGGAGCATCTTTACCATCTGATTGCCACATTTCCCTGGGTTAagttcagaaatttctttggatCCACAGCAAATCTGCCCTTTCTCTCTGGGGTTATTCTTCTTTATAATTATGGTTTGACAGCTACCCAGGCACCTGAAAGCATGACTAGTTCATAACCAACTTGAACACTTCTGCCTCAGAAAATCGAATTCAGGTTAGAGAATCGTGGCTGGTTTGACTCCTGGGCAATATGAGGTTCTGGATGCCTAATTGAAGTAGGAGGACATCTAGGGCTATTTGACAAGTTTCCCATAGGCAGCACTTGGGTGGGAAGCAAGACCCGCGCCAGTTGGCTGGGGGGTGGAATAGAGTCTAGTGGGGCAGGGGTCTGACAGACAGCCCAAAACACAGTGGATGTTTAACAACTGTGAATGAATACATACACGAATGGTGTGCCAGGAAGTGCAGTTCCCCTTGGCAAGCTAACCTGCCTCACATCTGAATGGAGTGAAACATGGCAGAGTCTGAAGTTCTTATATCTAAAAGCCCCTAAAAATGGATACTAAGATATTGTAACTCTCTGGCACAAGGAATATCTGAGATTTAGAGGAGTAACTTGGGTCAGTTTTGCTTTTAGAATGTCAGAGTGGGAAGAAGTCAAACCAAACCCTCCCTGAGGGAAAATCTACTGGTCTAGAAGAGTCTATGGCACTCCCTTCTGTGATGGGGGCAAGGAGAAGGCTCACCCCAAAGGAGCCAGGGACTATGGGGCTGAAATTAGCAACTGACTAGAGCCGTGGAGCTTCATGGACAACAGGAATAATCTCTTAAATCCTGGCCTCTCCCCTTGGCCCATGCCTCTTATTTGGTGCTTTAATCTCTGCCCAAACACAAAATGCCTTCTCTATCCCTGGTACCTCAGTGTGAATGGGGTGCTGAGAGAAGCCACCTTTGGATATGTGGGGTGGCTGGTGCCTCCCAGGTTGTGGTGGATTCAAGATGACCGTCAAAAGGTGGCATCTATGCaccctccccttgaatctgggtggGCTGTGCACCACCCAGCCATTGGCTCTCCAACCACCCATTGGCTCTGCCACCAATACAATGTGGCAGAAGTGCCACTGTGCTGATTTCCGGGCCTAGGCCTTACCAGAGTGGTAGCTTTCATTTCCTGCCTTTGAAATATTCTGTCTTGGAGACCCTAGCTGCCATATACCAGTATTAACTATGCTGATCTGCTGAACCTGAGCTAGCCTCATGGAGACACTACATGCAGAGAGAGATGCCTGCCAGCCTTAATCTCTTCCAGCCAGCCCAGCACAGGCACCAGACACATAAGTGAAGAGAGTTCAGTGGCTTCAGCTCCAGCTGCCACCTACCCCAACACATGAAaactgcccagctgagcccagttaACCCATAGAACCAAGGAAGTGATTGTCTTAAGTCATTCGGTTTTGGGGTGGCTTGTTATGCAGCAAGCAGTAAGTAGAACTAAGGACCAGATTTCATCTCAGAGTACCCCATAAAAGAAGATGCACCCCCAAGAAGGTATTAGCTGGTGAAGGGGGtctagagaaactagaaaaagctgAAGTTGCTGTGATAAAACTACAAACCATAAAGCAAGTGAGATGGGAAACAGTTTAGAGATCACATAAAACAGGAACTTTAATGTTTACAATgttcttaatatttaattttttaaacatgttttaattaaaatagaagcACCCTTTAAcaatataatgataataataattttttattagagataggatctagctttgttgcccagactggagtgcagtggcacaatcatagctcactgtaacctcaaattcctgggctcaggtgatcctctttcCTCATCCTCCcgggtagttgggactataggcatgcatcaacATGTCCAgctatatatgtttttttcattttgcatagaggcagggtcttgctatgttgcccaagctagtctcaaactcctggcctcaagtaatcctctcaccttggcctcccaaagcactgggattgtaggtctgagctgctgcacccagccatgaTTATTTTTCACTGTCTCTGATCTGATTTTTTTTGCTGTACTTAACCACCTTCTGTTCCTTCTGTTAGTGAATTGTTATGGGAGGGTgtggtggggagagaggaaagcAAGAGGAAAGGAGATGGGGATCAGACAGACACCAGGAAGTATAATAACAGTCAATGCCTGGTGAGCACTTCTTATGCTCCACATACCAGTCTAAGTTCTATGTTCTCTATGGGTAGAAACTCAATGAATCTACTGAGCAACCCAATGAGGCAGGTATCATGTTCTTAGTTTTACAGTAGAGGCCCAAAAAAGGTGAGAAAAttgccaagatcacacagttagtAAAGGACAAGATGGTGAGCCTAATCGAGATGGATGTTGGGCTTTTGCAGCTGGCGTTGATCAAGACCTGCTGGGGTTCTTGAGCAAGGTCAGCCAGCATCCTTCTGCTGTGACACTTACCTGGGCAGGAGCAATTGGCCCCATTTTCTCAGGGTCTGTGGCTGCAGAGCAGCCTCCACCTGCTTCATTTTCCCCGGGTCAGGGAGGACCAGCAGCGCCAAGGCATTTCCTCTGTATTCTATCTGGAGGACGGTGCAAGCCAAATCCTGGTCATAGAGGAATCTGTGCATTTCCTTTTGGTGCATCATGGGGACCTGGAGAGAAGTCCTCTCATCCACAAAGAAACTTTCCTGCTTCTGGGTCTGGTAGCGACTGAAAGGGTGCTTCCACTTGGCTTAGGACACAAAACCCATAAGGCCGTGAGAACTCTTTTCAAGAGAGCAACTCTGGGtagacacacacaaaaccacagtTCCTCTTGGCTATGCAAGTATATGACAAAAAATGTGGAATGGTTACAGAGCCAGGAGACCAGAATTTAGGCCTGGCTCAGTCTCTAGGACAAGTCACCAGTGTTTGAGCAATAACAGCCTATGATTTTGTTCCATTTCAGAGGAACTTAGCTTCTAACAAGCCAAAAGGTATTTTTCCATCTACTAAGCACCTTCCATGTGTTAGACATTATCTCTTTAAATTGTCATAAAAGTTAATAAGAAATAAGTATTATTCCCATATCAGGGATGATCAAACTGAGTCTTTGTGAATTTATTTAAACATACTAATTTGCAGAGCTGGGATGACTGACTGAGCAGCTCAGATTGCTTGCAAACACTGAATTAATCCTTCTCAACCAAACTGCCTCTAGACAACAACCTTCTACAGAGACGCTCAAGAGCTCCTTCCTTCACTCACCCACCCCAACTCCCTAATCTTcaaactgaaaaaggaaaaagaattcaattaataaaatgtCATGCATTAGGCAAAAGCCCATTAAGATgtagttagaaatgcagaattttggGGTCATGGTTACATTCACACGTGTAGTATCTTCTCTCTTACTTCTTATAAATCTGTCCCCACAAACACCTCTTGCAAGCACTCTGGTCTTGATAACAAGAGAACTGGGTCATCCTGTCCTACATACCCACACCCAATCAATGACCAAGTATTGCTGATTCTACCTCCAAAACCACAACTTTATTCAAGGCCACCGTGCTACTTACTTTGGGCCACTATGAAAACCTCCCAACTTGTCTCTCCTCTCTCACCCTTTCTCCCTTCCAGACCACCTTCCAAATTGTAGCCAGTTTGAGCTTCCTAAACATATGTAATCCTGTCACTTCACATTTAAAAGTCTTTGGCAATTCTAAGGTTCCCTGAATAAAGCTGGGAGCCCTCAACCTGGCCCTGTTTCCCTCTGCATTGCAACTCTTGGTTTCTTCCTATTATTCTGCTATTGTGTTTGATGTTCTATCCCaactaaatttgtttcagttctttgaaaatGCAATGATATCTCTTTTCCCTGGACCTTTAGATATGCTGGTTTTTTTCAACCTGAACCCTCTTTGCCCCACCTCTCCCAAGCTTCTTCACCTGAGTGGATACTACTCACTCTCATGTCTTAGCTTGGGTGGCTGTTTTACCAGGAAGCTTCTCAAGTCTGGATGGGTGTCTCTTTTGGGAACTCTGTGGCACCCAATGCCTACGCAAGGACAGCCTCACCATCCCACTGAGTTATTTTGCATCTGCACTTATTTCCAACCCACATGGACTGTGGCTACGCAAGGGTGGGAAAGCTCTATCTTATTCATAGATTTCCCCAAGTGGTTAGCAAAGAACCTATTAGCTGGCTCTCTGCTGTAAGAGCATTTACTTGCAGAGGCGGTGGCAATAATTCTGTCTGAGCAAGCCTCACCTTTGAAGAAGATGTAATTGGCAAGAACCATGAACGTGTCCTGGCTGAACTCCGGGAGGCAGTCCACGACTTGCCCGTATGTTTGCCTTCTCAAATAGTCATTAATCTGCCTCCCAGTTGTAACAGAATCTGTGAAGTTGGCAGAAAAAGCAAAAGCTCCATAAAGCTCCTTGATGCTGTCCAAATAGTGCTGCCGAGGCTTTAGTCGCTTGTCTAGGAACAAAGAGTTTCCTACTTTTAGTTCGAGTTTGGGGCTGGGCAGGGCAAGGGTGTGGAGGAGGCTCCGGAAGCCCTGGTGGATGTCGGCTTCAGGGGTTTCTGTGAGGTTGAATCCCAGGCCCTCCAGGATCAGAGCTGAGGTGTTAGCTTGGGCCCCAAGAGAGAGCAGGGCCAGGGTGGTGGAGATGCTCACTGGCGAGAAGAAGATGTTTCCAGGGGCGTCTGCTGCCAGCTCTTTATACAAACGCAAAGCAAAATTGGTAATGGTGGGTGTGATTCTGTGGTAGGCGGGGGCTGGCTCTGAGAGCTGATGCCTGGGGGGTTGAGGCCCCTGCAGACTTTTATCTCCATGGGCAAGAAGGGGCTGACAGTGGACAGAGGCCAGGATCCCTGTTCCCAGTAGCCAAAGCCAAGCTGGACCCATTCTCTGAAAACAAGAGGGTGAACATGTCACTTTTCTCCATAAATAATGTCATGATTCTCTATTGCTCATACCACAAATCCCACCTTCACAATGTGCCCCACAGGGCTGCCATGAGGGGCACTGAAGAAGACAAGGCTGTGGATGATTAGGATTCTGTACACTTTCCTCCGAGGCTTCAGTGAAGGTAGCAACCCTTTATCTGCTTTACATATAGTAGGTTTCTAACATTTTGTTGAGTAAAAGTCTCTGGACTATAAAACAatagcaataacaacaacaacaatggcaactcctggccaggcatgttggctcacacctataatctcggcagtttgggaggctgaggtgggaggatcgcttgagcccaggagtttgagaccaggctgggcaacatagggagaccccctctacaaaatgtttttaaaaattagctgggtgtagtggcatgttcctgtagtcgctgaggtgggagaatcgcttgggcctggggggtctaggctgcagtgagctgtgattgtaccactgcactccagcctggacgacagagtgagaacctgttttaaaaacaaccaccaccacaacagcAAAACAACTTCCATAGTCtagcctccctccctcttttttctttctttctttctttctttctttctttctttctttctttctttctttctttctttctttccttccttccttcttccttccttcccttttctttcttctctccagtCATTCTTTCAATCATTCATTAACTTTCAAGTATCTGCCTGGTCCAAGAGGTAGCTAGGTCCTCAGTATTTAGTGGGGAAAGAAGTAAACCAAATTTCAGATTTCCTAGAGTTAAGGGTTTAATTGACACTAGCTTAGGTGACACTCAATAGCTATATCTGTGATGACAAATTGAGAAGAACATGCTTGGAGCAAATGTCCTGGCCACACTGCCAGTGATATTAGGCCTCCCTCACATCCAGCATGGCTATTGACTATGATCCTGCCCATTGGAAAGGAAAGGATGATGTCCAAAGCCTCGGTCAGGCCCCAAGAGAAAGAAGAGTGCCCTCCCCCTTTCCAGTCGTTCATTAGCTGGAGTGGCGATGTGAGGatcggccatctggatgtatggATGAAGACAGCCCAGGAGTGGGGAGCAAAGTAGCAGGACTGATGGAGCCTAGAGGAGCGATGAGAGAGAGCAACTCTGTCTCCATGTCTCTGTCCAGCCTCTGATATCTGGGATGCCTCTTGTCACAAGCAGAGGCTGAAACCTCTCTATATTTTTTTATTGCCTCAGGGCTGTGAGGATGATGTCGGTTACGTGCTGAACTGTACCtgcccaaaattcatatgctgaagtctAGACACCTAGTATCTCCAGATATGATcttgtttggaaatagggtcattggaGATGTAatcagttaagatgaggtcattagagcaggctcctaatccaatatgactgatgtccttacaagaaggagaaatttggacacagacaacacacagggagaatgccatgtgaagatgaaggcagagatcaggcTGATGCTTCTACAAGCCGAGGACAGCGAAAGATGGCCAGCAAACTAGGAGAGAGGCAAAGCTAGGAAAGGAGCCTGGAGCAGATTCTCCTTCACAGCCTCAGAAGGCACCAACCCTGTcaaccccttgatcttggacttctaacctccagaactgtgagtcaaaaatttctgttgtttaagctgcctGGCATGTAGTATTTATTAAGATAGCCCTTGCAAACTAATGTGATATCTCTTGTGCTTTATTTTAAGTTACAAAATGTGCCAGAAGAGCCTTTATTCCACTTCCAGGGGATCAAAGTGGTACAGGAGCAGGAAGACCCCTTGTTTTAGGGCTGGGAATGCAGCCTGAGCTGGAGGGGGAACTGCAGTGCAAACAGGGTTGTCTCTACTCACCCTGCCCAATGTTCCatgctctcctttccctttcagtCCCATCCCCCCACCCTACACCCATCTTCAGGTTCTTGCAGAAGACTCATGACCACATTGCTACTGGGACCCTCCCAAATCTTGATTTTCTCAGTAAGGAAGGcagccttctcttctcccttcaaaTCCAACTCTTCCACCATTCCATTCATTGCACAGCAGCTGTGC encodes the following:
- the SERPINA11 gene encoding serpin A11 — its product is MGPAWLWLLGTGILASVHCQPLLAHGDKSLQGPQPPRHQLSEPAPAYHRITPTITNFALRLYKELAADAPGNIFFSPVSISTTLALLSLGAQANTSALILEGLGFNLTETPEADIHQGFRSLLHTLALPSPKLELKVGNSLFLDKRLKPRQHYLDSIKELYGAFAFSANFTDSVTTGRQINDYLRRQTYGQVVDCLPEFSQDTFMVLANYIFFKAKWKHPFSRYQTQKQESFFVDERTSLQVPMMHQKEMHRFLYDQDLACTVLQIEYRGNALALLVLPDPGKMKQVEAALQPQTLRKWGQLLLPSLLDLHLPRFSISGIYNLEDILPQIGLTNILNLEADFSGVTGQLNKTISKVSHKAMVDMSEKGTEAGAASGLLSQPPSLNTMSDPHAHFNRPFLLLLWEVTTQSLLFLGKVVNPVAG